In one Chryseobacterium camelliae genomic region, the following are encoded:
- a CDS encoding site-specific integrase codes for MATFKFILSKLDYQKKKKSPESLLMLRYTHKKKTTHFSTHKNIDEKYWDERTQMVKRSYPGSDRFNIYIKGIRQKVEDIVNGMLIDGNDPTTDYVKSVYNADKNGTEKKKQYTFFEYAEKYLENGKNRLTASTIKSYRTALNKFEDYQEYNRNKLDWMSFDIDFYYDFMDFYTGIEGLTNNGFGKIIKNLKAILNSATEDGYNTFTGYQHKNFKTVREDVNNIYLSEEEISKLLKLDLSGDKTMERTRDLFVFGCYTGLRFSDFSQVKQEHIIGDILRIKTIKTSEWVNIPILPAVREIMDKYKDNPNNLPKSVSNQTMNRNLKDLGEMAKINDKILKIRNKGKERIEDHLLKYQMICTHTARRSFATNMFKRGVPTRVIMNITGHRTEKAFNSYIKISQDENAELLKEYFSKSA; via the coding sequence ATGGCAACATTTAAATTTATCCTGAGTAAGCTTGACTATCAGAAGAAAAAGAAAAGCCCTGAATCTCTGCTGATGCTTAGATATACTCATAAGAAAAAAACTACCCATTTTTCAACACATAAGAATATTGACGAAAAATATTGGGATGAAAGAACACAAATGGTGAAGAGAAGCTATCCTGGTTCGGATAGGTTTAATATTTACATTAAGGGAATTCGTCAGAAAGTGGAAGATATCGTTAATGGTATGTTGATCGATGGTAATGACCCTACTACAGATTATGTAAAGTCTGTTTACAATGCTGATAAGAATGGAACGGAGAAAAAGAAGCAATATACTTTCTTTGAATATGCTGAAAAATACTTAGAAAATGGTAAGAACCGTCTTACAGCGAGTACTATAAAAAGCTATCGTACTGCCTTGAATAAGTTTGAAGATTACCAAGAATATAACAGAAACAAATTAGACTGGATGAGTTTTGATATTGATTTCTATTATGACTTCATGGATTTCTATACAGGAATTGAAGGTTTAACCAATAATGGTTTCGGGAAAATCATCAAAAATCTTAAAGCTATATTAAATTCGGCAACTGAGGACGGCTATAATACCTTTACGGGCTATCAACACAAAAACTTTAAAACAGTAAGAGAAGATGTTAACAATATTTACCTCAGTGAAGAAGAGATTTCAAAACTTTTAAAATTGGATTTAAGTGGTGATAAAACAATGGAAAGAACAAGAGACTTATTTGTATTTGGCTGTTATACAGGGTTGAGGTTTAGTGATTTCAGCCAAGTGAAGCAAGAGCATATTATTGGTGATATTCTCAGAATCAAAACAATCAAGACGAGCGAATGGGTTAATATTCCGATTCTTCCGGCAGTAAGGGAGATTATGGATAAGTATAAAGATAATCCTAATAATCTTCCGAAGTCAGTATCTAATCAGACAATGAATAGGAATCTGAAAGATTTAGGGGAAATGGCGAAAATTAATGATAAGATCCTAAAAATTAGAAATAAAGGTAAAGAAAGGATTGAAGATCATCTCTTAAAATATCAGATGATTTGTACTCATACAGCTAGGAGGTCATTTGCAACGAATATGTTTAAAAGAGGTGTTCCTACTAGGGTAATTATGAATATTACAGGACATAGAACTGAAAAAGCATTTAACAGCTATATCAAAATATCTCAAGATGAGAATGCGGAACTGTTGAAAGAATACTTTAGTAAATCAGCATAG
- a CDS encoding T9SS type A sorting domain-containing protein: MKKLYMGAYFLCTVLSISAQEVLWQKDIKSSTQDFLSQVTPTVDLQYLITGSSIQSSKLSTENKQNNGYDFHLVKLNQQGEEVWEKYFAGKNHDYLSASLSTQDGGFLLAGTSYSGKGLDKKDDSKGGSDMWLIRINEFGDELWQKTIGTASDEEARAVIQTTDLGFFVAGNIQNSAQGFGSKDVLIVRLDKNGKELSQLILGGKGLDEVEKMIPTRDGGVLLGAYSRSRKTATNNLPSATPKQTENYGEGDYWIIKLNKDGKVEWEKNFGGSGDDHLRTMAMTTSGFIIGGESRSARSGNKSVGIEEGTDLWLISLNERGEEIWQKSYNLGNRDVLMGMHVILGHNEREKNKDLTKGVLLGGYTQAEGRMETDDETFWMLYVDENGNEQWRKHVKGESRKREERLSDIRLNRDGSIILAGTSAEELGKENWKIVKLGDQQVDQLIEKQDIKIYPNPVSDYAYVEIGFDFKEADIVMYDMSGRQLQSLKTKNKVTKINTQPLIQGAYLITIKTDTNKTANAKLIKK; this comes from the coding sequence ATGAAAAAACTTTACATGGGTGCATACTTCTTATGCACGGTTTTGAGCATATCCGCTCAGGAAGTATTGTGGCAGAAAGACATTAAATCCTCTACTCAGGATTTTCTAAGCCAGGTCACTCCAACGGTAGACCTTCAGTATTTAATTACAGGAAGCTCCATTCAGTCATCTAAACTTTCTACGGAAAATAAGCAGAACAACGGTTACGATTTCCATTTGGTAAAACTGAACCAACAGGGAGAAGAAGTCTGGGAAAAATATTTCGCAGGAAAAAACCATGATTACCTGTCTGCTTCATTATCCACTCAGGATGGAGGATTTCTGCTGGCAGGAACTTCTTATTCAGGAAAAGGATTGGACAAGAAAGACGATTCTAAAGGAGGTTCGGATATGTGGCTGATCAGAATTAATGAATTCGGAGATGAATTGTGGCAGAAAACTATAGGAACAGCATCCGATGAAGAAGCCAGAGCGGTTATTCAAACGACTGATTTAGGATTCTTTGTGGCAGGAAACATTCAGAATTCTGCACAAGGCTTTGGTTCCAAAGATGTTCTGATCGTCAGATTAGACAAGAACGGAAAAGAGCTTTCTCAGCTTATTTTGGGTGGAAAAGGTTTAGATGAAGTCGAAAAAATGATTCCAACCAGAGATGGAGGTGTTTTGTTGGGAGCCTATTCACGAAGTAGAAAAACTGCAACCAACAACCTACCATCTGCAACCCCAAAACAAACTGAAAACTACGGTGAAGGCGATTACTGGATCATCAAGCTGAATAAAGACGGCAAAGTAGAATGGGAAAAGAATTTTGGAGGAAGTGGAGATGATCACCTAAGAACAATGGCGATGACTACTTCAGGATTTATCATAGGAGGAGAAAGCCGTTCTGCAAGATCAGGCAATAAAAGTGTAGGTATCGAAGAAGGAACAGATCTTTGGCTGATTTCATTAAATGAAAGAGGCGAAGAAATCTGGCAGAAATCCTACAACTTGGGTAACAGAGATGTTTTGATGGGAATGCATGTGATCTTAGGTCATAACGAAAGAGAAAAGAACAAAGACTTAACCAAAGGAGTTTTACTGGGAGGCTATACTCAGGCAGAAGGAAGAATGGAAACCGATGATGAAACTTTCTGGATGTTATATGTTGATGAGAACGGTAATGAGCAGTGGAGAAAACATGTAAAAGGGGAATCGAGAAAGAGAGAAGAAAGATTATCGGATATCCGACTGAACAGAGACGGATCGATTATTCTGGCAGGAACGAGTGCTGAGGAATTAGGAAAAGAGAACTGGAAGATCGTAAAGCTGGGTGATCAGCAGGTGGATCAGCTGATCGAAAAGCAGGATATCAAGATCTATCCGAATCCGGTATCGGATTATGCCTATGTAGAGATCGGTTTTGACTTCAAGGAAGCGGATATTGTGATGTATGATATGTCAGGAAGACAGCTTCAGAGTTTGAAAACCAAGAACAAAGTAACGAAGATCAACACTCAGCCTTTGATACAGGGTGCTTACCTGATTACGATAAAAACGGATACGAATAAAACCGCAAATGCTAAACTGATTAAGAAATAA
- a CDS encoding DNA polymerase, with product MDITINQLEQDLIRVLVKIELNGVKIDIKKLNDVEHQLLNRLQTTTEKITKIAGAEINLNSNEQLSTLLFEALELQPKVTSKGKSGLISVDKSHLAKLKEDHEIIPLILDYKKINTLLSFCNQLKEVHPKTGRLHCSLNQIGTATGRFSCSNPNLQNIPNVKLKDKDSETDELKIIASKFREVFIVEKGCVLIGADYSQIELRVMTEMSQDSFLLHAYNNGVDIHELTASKVFNCKISEVAEEQRKIAKTINFGLIYGMSAGGLAKSLTTITNKHHSKEDAEKMMSGYFNEFNGVKSCLEGLIDYADHYGYSKTLFGRTRPIPELASNDLEIRERGKRLAKNSPVQGSAADIIKMAMVNCDKAIAEKGLKSKMILQIHDELLFEVPENEVEIMENLIKHEMENVVRLSIPLTIELGKGANWAVAH from the coding sequence ATGGATATAACTATTAATCAGTTAGAACAAGATTTAATCCGTGTTCTCGTTAAAATCGAACTTAATGGTGTAAAAATAGACATCAAAAAATTAAACGATGTAGAACATCAGTTATTGAACCGACTACAGACAACCACCGAAAAAATAACAAAAATCGCAGGAGCGGAAATCAACCTTAACAGCAACGAACAGTTGAGTACTCTTCTTTTTGAAGCATTGGAGCTTCAACCGAAAGTTACTTCCAAAGGTAAATCAGGATTAATTTCTGTTGATAAATCGCACTTAGCAAAACTTAAAGAAGACCACGAAATTATACCGCTCATTTTGGATTATAAGAAAATCAACACCCTGTTAAGCTTCTGTAATCAATTGAAAGAAGTTCACCCGAAAACAGGACGATTACACTGTAGTTTGAATCAAATCGGTACGGCTACAGGAAGATTCAGCTGTAGTAATCCGAACTTACAGAATATTCCTAATGTAAAGCTGAAAGATAAGGACAGTGAAACTGATGAGCTTAAAATTATCGCTTCCAAATTCAGAGAGGTTTTTATTGTTGAAAAAGGCTGTGTATTGATTGGTGCGGATTATTCGCAGATTGAGCTTAGGGTAATGACAGAAATGAGTCAGGACAGCTTTTTACTTCATGCCTACAATAATGGTGTAGATATTCACGAATTAACCGCTTCTAAAGTGTTCAATTGTAAGATTTCGGAAGTAGCGGAAGAACAGAGAAAAATTGCAAAGACGATCAACTTCGGTTTGATCTACGGAATGTCAGCTGGAGGTTTAGCAAAATCTCTTACAACAATTACAAATAAACATCATTCTAAGGAAGATGCCGAAAAGATGATGAGTGGATATTTTAACGAGTTTAACGGTGTAAAATCCTGCTTGGAGGGATTAATAGATTACGCCGATCACTACGGATATTCAAAAACTCTGTTTGGAAGAACCAGACCAATCCCTGAACTCGCCTCTAACGATTTAGAGATTCGTGAGAGAGGAAAACGCCTTGCTAAAAACTCTCCTGTACAGGGAAGTGCAGCCGATATTATCAAAATGGCAATGGTGAACTGTGATAAAGCCATTGCAGAGAAAGGTTTGAAGTCTAAAATGATCCTTCAAATTCATGATGAACTGTTATTCGAAGTTCCTGAAAATGAAGTTGAAATTATGGAAAATCTGATAAAACATGAGATGGAAAATGTAGTAAGACTTTCTATACCTCTTACAATAGAACTTGGCAAAGGTGCTAATTGGGCAGTTGCTCATTAA